The Papaver somniferum cultivar HN1 chromosome 3, ASM357369v1, whole genome shotgun sequence genome includes a region encoding these proteins:
- the LOC113358717 gene encoding aminodeoxychorismate synthase, chloroplastic-like, translated as MSISLASSSSSEISYPCSKNLQHKNEKLPVSKCFVGLGSSNKQNRQRLLSRDAGKVGVSRPLMPEHVKESYMGEKYHKDEGIQKTKYVRTLLIDNYDSYTYNIYQELSVINGVPPVVVHNDELTWEFLQHYLYEEKAFDNIVISPGPGSPMCPADIGICLQILLKCKDIPILGVCLGHQALGYVHGARVIHAPEPVHGRLSEIEHTGCNLFLEIPSGRNSGFKVVRYHSLVIDAHSLPKELIPIAWSSSANTTSFLENQKVTPNSFGENAKLIMGIRHSTRPHYGVQFHPESIATCHGRQIFQNFRRITMDYWSRLFPVSKSNIHDNAWMQMQLPRASRVFRGKQLKSKPLVNGVQAGKTLSMCKPVNESIGARFLKLKWKKLDRLASQVGGAKTIFCKLFGDGKAENTFWLDSSSVEQRRARFSFMGGKSGTLWKQITFRISNKRYCAHASDINAKSGGYLSIEDANGFVENKFLENGFLDFLDKELRSFRYEKKDYEELPFDFCGGYVGFIGYGLKAECGMASNCHESRTPDACFFFVDNMVVIDHRNDDVYILSIHEIAYPESTLGQALNSNSKSWLDETEEKLLRLKTAATEKLKEKNSESDVPTPQELGFHAEKSKDQYMKDVETCLNFIKDGESYELCLTTQMRKKTGDIDSLGLYLSLREKNPAPYAAWLNFSKENLSICCSSPERFLQLDGRGTLEAKPIKGTVARGLNSVEDEQLKSQLQHSEKDQAENLMIVDLLRNDLGRVCEPGSVHVPRLMEVESYATVHTLVSTIRGEKCANLTPIDCVRAAFPGGSMTGAPKLRSIEILDSLENCARGVYSGSIGFFSYNQTFDLNIVIRTVVIHEGEASVGAGGAIVSLSKPEDEYDEMILKTQAPVKTVMEFQRKSSAHE; from the exons ATGAGCATCAGTTTGgcatcctcctcatcatcagaAATCTCTTATCCTTGTTCAAAGAATCTACAacacaaaaatgaaaaattgCCTGTGTCAAAATGTTTTGTTGGGCTTGGTAGTTCTAATAAGCAAAACCGTCAGCGGCTTTTGAGTCGTGATGCAGGAAAGGTGGGTGTTTCTCGGCCTTTGATGCCTGAACATGTAAAAGAATCATACATGGGAGAAAAATATCACAAGGACGAGGGCATTCAGAAAACGAAATACGTGAGAACATTGTTAATTGACAATTATGATAGTTATACCTATAACATATACCAAGAATTATCTGTCATCAATGGAG TTCCTCCAGTGGTGGTGCATAATGATGAATTGACATGGGAGTTCCTTCAGCATTACTTGTATGAAgaaaaggcttttgataatatTGTCATATCACCTGGGCCTGGATCTCCGATGTGTCCAGCGGACATAG GAATATGTTTGCAGATACTGCTAAAGTGCAAGGATATACCGATTTTGGGTGTTTGCCTAGGTCACCAG GCCTTGGGATATGTCCATGGCGCGCGAGTTATACACGCCCCTGAACCAGTCCACGGACGTTTGAG TGAAATTGAACACACCGGATGTAATCTGTTCCTTGAAATTCCTTCTGGACGCAATTCAGGATTCAAG GTTGTTCGCTATCACTCTCTTGTAATTGATGCGCATTCACTCCCAAAGGAACTCATTCCTATAGCTTGGAGCTCTTCAGCAAATACAACTTCATTTCTTGAGAACCAGAAGGTTACCCCCAATTCTTTTGGAG AGAACGCAAAACTCATCATGGGTATTAGGCACTCTACCAGGCCTCATTACGGTGTgcag TTTCATCCTGAGAGCATCGCTACATGTCACGGGAGGCAAATATTTCAAAACTTCAGAAGGATCACAATGGATTACTGGTCGAGGCTGTTCCCAGTCTCTAAAAGTAATATTCACGATAATG CATGGATGCAGATGCAGTTGCCTCGTGCAAGTCGAGTATTCCGAGGAAAACAGCTTAAAAGTAAGCCGTTAGTGAACGGTGTGCAGGCGGGAAAAACATTAAGTATGTGCAAACCTGTGAACGAAAGCATTGGTGCACGGTTTCTTAAGTTGAAGTGGAAGAAACTGGATCGCTTGGCTAGTCAAGTTGGTGGAGCAAAAACTATATTCTGTAAGTTGTTTGGAGATGGGAAAGCAGAAAACACCTTTTGGTTGGACAGTTCTTCAGTAGAACAG AGAAGGGCACGCTTTTCATTTATGGGGGGTAAAAGTGGAACTCTGTGGAAGCAAATCACGTTTAGAATATCTAACAAAAG ATATTGTGCTCATGCCAGTGATATAAATGCTAAATCGGGAGGTTATTTATCAATTGAAGATGCAAATGGATTTGTGGAAAACAAGTTTCTTGAAAATGGGTTTCTTGACTTTTTGGACAAG GAGCTTCGTTCTTTTCGTTATGAAAAAAAAGATTATGAAGAATTACCTTTTGACTTCTGTGGTGGATATGTTGGTTTTATTGG GTATGGTCTTAAAGCTGAGTGCGGTATGGCATCCAACTGTCATGAATCACGAACACCCGATGCTTGTTTTTTCTTTGTGGATAATATGGTCGTGATTGATCACCGTAATGATGATGTATATATTCTATCAATACACGAAATTGCTTATCCAGAAAGTACTTTAGGACAAGCATTGAATTCAAACAGTAAATCATGGCTGGATGAGACGGAGGAGAAGCTCCTAAGATTAAAAACAGCAGCTACGGAAAAGCTGAAGGAGAAGAATTCAGAGTCAGACGTCCCAACCCCACAAGAGTTGGGGTTCCATGCCGAGAAGTCAAAAGACCAGTACATGAAAGATGTCGAGACGTGTTTGAATTTCATCAAAGACGGAGAAAGCTACGAATTGTGCCTGACGACTCAAATGAGAAAGAAAACAGGCGATATAGACTCTCTGGGACTTTACCTGAGTTTGAGAGAGAAGAATCCGGCTCCATATGCTGCTTGGCTTAATTTTTCCAAAGAGAATCTATCTATATGCTGTTCATCCCCTGAGAGGTTTTTACAATTGGATGGACGCGGTACGTTGGAAGCAAAGCCAATCAAAGGCACGGTTGCTCGTGGTTTGAATTCCGTTGAGGATGAACAGCTTAAATCACAGCTGCAGCACAG TGAAAAGGACCAAGCCGAAAATCTAATGATTGTTGATCTATTAAGAAATGACCTTGGTCGTGTCTGTGAACCTGGCTCAGTTCATGTTCCCCGGTTAATGGAGGTTGAGTCTTATGCGACTGTTCACACGTTAGTGAGTACAATTCGAGGGGAGAAGTGTGCAAATTTGACACCAATAGATTGTGTCAGAGCTGCATTTCCAGGAGGTTCGATGACTGGTGCGCCAAAGCTGAGATCGATAGAAATTCTCGATTCTCTTGAAAATTGTGCAAGGGGTGTTTACTCTGGCTCTATAGGTTTTTTCTCGTATAATCAAACATTCGACTTGAATATAGTAATAAGAACAGTTGTCATACATGAAGGTGAAGCTTCTGTTGGAGCAGGAGGAGCAATTGTTTCTCTGTCAAAGCCAGAAGATGAGTACGATGAAATGATTTTGAAGACACAGGCACCTGTGAAGACAGTGATGGAATTCCAAAGAAAATCAAGTGCGCACGAGTAA